The following is a genomic window from Crossiella equi.
CGGCCTCGGCGAACACCGCGCGCAGCGGCTCGTCCCCGGACCGCGCGGCCAGCACCGCCTCCTGCAGGGTCAGGTCCGGGCCGCCGACCTCGCGGGCCCGGGCCAGGATCGCGCGTTCGGAGGCCACCGCCTCCACGCAGCCGGTTCGCCCGCACGGGCAGCGCGGGCCGTCCGCGACCACCGGCACGTGCCCCAGCTCGCCCGCCACCCCGTGCGAGCCCGCCACCAGCGCGCCGTTGACCACCAGCCCGCAGCCGACGCCGGTACCCACGGTGACCAGCGCGAACGAGCTCGCGCCGAGCCCGCTGCCGAACCAGCGCTCGGCCGCGGTGAGCGCCTTGACGTCGTTCTCCACCAGCACGGACAGGCCGGTGCCCGCGCGCACCAGCTCGGCCAGCGGCACGTCGGCCCAGCCCAGGAACGGCGAGGAGCGCACCACCCCGGCCGCGCGGTTGATGTCGCCGGAGACGGACAGGCCGAGCGTGCGGGTGCGGGCGCGGCGGCCCGGGTCGGCGAGCAGCTCGTCGACGAGCGCGGTCACCGCCGCCACCACGTCATGGGGCGAGCAGGAGGCCAGCGGGACGCGGCGGGTGTCGCACACCCCGGCGCGCAGGTCGGTGAGCACCGCGATGAGCTCGGCCGCGGTGACCTTCACGCCGAGGAAGAACTCGCGGTCGGCGCGGATGGCCAGCGGGCTGCGCGGCCGTCCCCGGCCTGCCGGACCCTCCGCCGCCTCCTCAACGAGGTAGCCGTTGTCCAGGAACGGGCGGGTGGCCTTGGTGACCGTGGCCGAGGACAGCCCGGTCAGCTCGCCGATCTCCACACGCGACAGCGGCCCCCTGGTCAGGACGGTCGTGAAGACCAGTGCACCGGCCGGTGTGGACTGGGGGCTGTTGTCTCGCACCCCTGAATGCTAATTTTCCTTCCCAAGGAAAGT
Proteins encoded in this region:
- a CDS encoding ROK family protein; amino-acid sequence: MRDNSPQSTPAGALVFTTVLTRGPLSRVEIGELTGLSSATVTKATRPFLDNGYLVEEAAEGPAGRGRPRSPLAIRADREFFLGVKVTAAELIAVLTDLRAGVCDTRRVPLASCSPHDVVAAVTALVDELLADPGRRARTRTLGLSVSGDINRAAGVVRSSPFLGWADVPLAELVRAGTGLSVLVENDVKALTAAERWFGSGLGASSFALVTVGTGVGCGLVVNGALVAGSHGVAGELGHVPVVADGPRCPCGRTGCVEAVASERAILARAREVGGPDLTLQEAVLAARSGDEPLRAVFAEAGRAIGLGLAALANLVGPERVVVTGEGLAAYDLIGESLRGTFEAHAFGAAARCAVELRALSFEDWARGAAVVGIEALLQPTVL